Below is a genomic region from Streptomyces ferrugineus.
GGAGTTGCTGAATGAACACCGACATGTTCGTACGCTATCTGCCCGGATGATCGTTTCGGGACTACGTTTGCGTCCATGACGGACACGACGCGCTTCGCGGCTCACGCAGTCCTGATCACCGGCGCGGCCCGCGGCATCGGCGCCGCCACCGCGCTCCGGTTCGCCCAGGAGGGCGCGCGCGTCCTGCTGACCGACCGGGACGGACCCGAGGTCGAGGAGACGGCGGCGGAGCTGCGGGGGCGCGGACTCGTGGCGCGGGCGCTGGTGTGCGACGTCGCCGACCGCGACTCCGTCGAGGCGGCCGTGACCCGCGCCGTGGAGGTCTTCGGCTCGCTCGACGTCCTCGTCAACAGCGCGGCCTGCTGCACACCCGACACCGAGCTCTTCGAGGACGGCCCGGACGAGGCGTGGGCCAGCGACCTCGACATCACCCTGACCGGCACCTACCGCTGCTGCCGCGCCGCCCTCCCGCACCTGGCCGCCACGGGGCGCGGCGCCATCGTGAACATCGGCTCCGTCAACGCCCTCCAGGACTTCGGCAACCACGGCTACAGCGCGGCGAAGGCCGCCCTGGGCTCCCTCACCCGCACGCTCGCGGGCCATGCCGCCGCCCGCGGCGTCCGGGTCAACCTGGTGACGCCGGGCACGGTGCGCACCTCGGCGTGGCAGGGGCGGGACGCGGAGCTGGACGCGGTCCGCGGGCTGTACCCCCTGGGCCGGGTCGGCGAACCCGAGGACATCGCCGCGGCGGTGGCCTTCCTGGCGTCGCGCGACGCGGCCTGGATCACCGGCACCACCCTCACCGTCGACGGCGGCCTCACCGCGGTCAACACCGGATTCCGGGCCGCGGTCCGGCGCCCGGGCGACGACGCCTGAAGCGTCCGGCCCGAG
It encodes:
- a CDS encoding SDR family NAD(P)-dependent oxidoreductase; translated protein: MTDTTRFAAHAVLITGAARGIGAATALRFAQEGARVLLTDRDGPEVEETAAELRGRGLVARALVCDVADRDSVEAAVTRAVEVFGSLDVLVNSAACCTPDTELFEDGPDEAWASDLDITLTGTYRCCRAALPHLAATGRGAIVNIGSVNALQDFGNHGYSAAKAALGSLTRTLAGHAAARGVRVNLVTPGTVRTSAWQGRDAELDAVRGLYPLGRVGEPEDIAAAVAFLASRDAAWITGTTLTVDGGLTAVNTGFRAAVRRPGDDA